One genomic region from Phragmites australis chromosome 1, lpPhrAust1.1, whole genome shotgun sequence encodes:
- the LOC133912658 gene encoding AMSH-like ubiquitin thioesterase 3, translating to MSTGPPRQPRRDVSIEALARPVDVDHRISIPYYFRIADNLLIQANVYREEKNLLDLYIILLRYSSLLCETIPKHHDYNAFKSREKEFLKKGPHNSDKLFSVINELESLKPVVQQEIANLNSNVGAEEPNGVHGTYATSSSKEQHIPSPYTSKSLSGSPNELLQKSFSGLKHQAAPLHNVQPNRRQQKSYSSLPYPKEETLSRHSILGPNGLHGQWTGPITGIRIEYPSNPELTQSDISSLVPAILNQDGLHGPRTASQDKNDDMQSVLSLDDGRWSLPVEEPASVSPGLEAEFSQLNIRQPSPPPVLAQVHPERGPIPPSRVTDPRPGLATSDIGRYQSLHVPVALMECFLRVAEANTAKNLETCGILAGTLKKRTFYVTTLIIPKQKSTSDSCQATNEEEIFEVQDKGSLLSLGWIHTHPTQTCFLSSIDLHNHYAYQVMLPEAIAIVMAPTDTRKHGIFHLTDPCGMGVIHDCHETGFHPHEEPLDGTPIYEHCSHVYMNPNVKFEMVDLREA from the exons ATGTCCACGGGACCACCTCGGCAGCCTAGGAGAGACGTAAGCATCGAGGCCTTGGCGCGGCCAGTCGACGTCGACCACCGCATCAGCATCCCCTACTACTTCCGCATCGCCGACAACCTCCTCATCCAG GCTAATGTGTATCGAGAGGAGAAGAACCTTCTGGACCTTTATATAATCCTCCTGAGATACTCGAG CTTGCTGTGTGAGACGATACCAAAGCATCACGACTACAATGCATTTAAGTCAAGGGAAAAGGAATTTCTGAAGAAAGGCCCGCACAACTCTGAT AAACTTTTCAGTGTTATCAATGAGCTAGAGTCCCTGAAGCCAGTTGTGCAGCAAGAAATCGCCAACCTTAATAGCAATGTGGGTGCAGAGGAACCTAATGGTGTACATGGAACCTATGCTACAAGTAGTAGCAAGGAGCAGCATATCCCAAGCCCATATACGTCAAAG TCATTGTCTGGAAGCCCCAATGAACTATTGCAGAAATCGTTCTCTGGTTTGAAGCATCAAGCAGCACCATTGCATAATGTTCAACCTAATAGGCGGCAACAGAAATC ATATTCCAGCTTGCCTTATCCAAAAGAGGAAACACTTTCCAGACACTCGATACTAGGGCCTAATGGGCTTCATGGACAATGGACAGGGCCTATTACTGGTATCAgg ATTGAGTATCCAAGTAATCCTGAATTAACCCAAAGTGATATCTCTAG TTTAGTGCCAGCAATCTTGAACCAAGACGGCTTGCATGGTCCCAGAACAGCATCGCAGGATAAAAATGATGATATGCAGTCTGTTCTCTCGCTTGATGATGGCAGATGGTCTTTACCAGTAGAAGAACCAGCCTCAGTGTCTCCTGGGTTGGAAGCAGAGTTTTCCCAGCTGAATATTAGACAGCCTTCTCCCCCACCTGTCCTAGCACAAGTGCATCCTGAGCGTGGACCAATTCCTCCATCAAGAGTTACTGACCCAAGGCCAGGACTTGCTACCTCGGACATCGGACGATATCAGAGTTTGCATGTG CCGGTGGCATTAATGGAGTGTTTCCTGAGGGTTGCTGAGGCAAATACCGCAAAAAATTTGGAAACATGTGGAATTCTCGCTGGTACTCTG AAAAAGAGAACTTTTTATGTGACCACATTGATAATTCCTAAGCAGAAATCAACATCTGATTCA TGTCAAGCTACGAACGAAGAAGAAATATTTGAAGTTCAGGACAAGGGTTCACTTTTATCACTTGGTTGGATTCAT ACACATCCAACGCAGACCTGCTTCCTATCTTCTATTGATCTTCATAATCATTATGCGTATCAG GTCATGCTACCTGAAGCAATTGCAATAGTTATGGCACCAACTGATACAAG AAAACACGGCATATTTCATCTCACGGATCCATGCGGCATGGGTGTGATCCACGATTGTCATGAGACCGGATTCCATCCTCATGAGGAACCACTAGATGGGACGCCAATTTACGAGCATTGCTCCCATGTATACATGAACCCCAATGTGAAGTTTGAGATGGTCGACCTACGTGAAGCGTGA